Proteins encoded together in one Aminipila butyrica window:
- a CDS encoding sigma-70 family RNA polymerase sigma factor: MDENLLQSKSTEELFQLYRQSGDIHLKQEIVLRYSGMVKTIAIQLRGVYVSFTDMDDIINEGIITLMQAVDRFDPEKNVKFESYASLRIRGAVVDLARKQDWVPRNVRKLGKSIDQTFSELYFKLGRYPVDEEVAECLGISLEKYYKALSETNLFNILSLDALVDGLQEDGPNEKFLKDANAEIMPAKSLEKKELHSLLKDSVEGLRQNEQIVISLYYKEELNMKEIAQVMGISEPRVSQLHSAALKKLRVNLEGYYAG, from the coding sequence ATGGATGAGAACTTGTTACAATCGAAATCGACAGAAGAGCTGTTCCAGCTATACCGCCAGTCCGGCGATATCCATCTGAAGCAGGAGATTGTTCTGCGCTATAGTGGCATGGTTAAGACCATTGCCATACAGCTTCGAGGAGTATACGTCAGCTTTACGGATATGGATGATATCATCAACGAGGGCATCATTACCCTGATGCAGGCTGTAGATCGGTTTGACCCAGAAAAGAATGTCAAGTTTGAGAGTTATGCCTCCCTGCGTATTCGAGGGGCTGTCGTAGACTTGGCCAGAAAGCAGGACTGGGTGCCTCGCAATGTGCGTAAGTTGGGGAAATCTATAGATCAGACTTTTTCTGAGCTATATTTTAAACTAGGCCGCTATCCTGTCGATGAAGAGGTGGCGGAATGCTTGGGCATCAGCTTGGAGAAGTATTACAAGGCGTTGAGTGAAACGAACTTGTTCAATATCCTTTCCCTTGATGCGCTGGTAGATGGACTTCAGGAAGATGGCCCTAACGAAAAATTTTTAAAAGATGCCAATGCGGAGATTATGCCGGCCAAAAGTTTGGAAAAGAAGGAACTTCACAGCCTCTTGAAGGATTCTGTGGAGGGCTTGAGGCAAAATGAGCAGATTGTCATCTCCTTGTATTATAAAGAAGAGTTGAATATGAAAGAGATTGCTCAGGTTATGGGCATTAGTGAGCCTAGAGTGTCTCAGCTCCACTCGGCAGCTTTGAAGAAACTCCGGGTAAACCTGGAAGGTTATTATGCCGGATAG
- the flgF gene encoding flagellar basal-body rod protein FlgF — MFKGFYMATSGMLTQSRVLNNISNNMSNVSTPGYKGDTLATATFEDMLIHRTGNKDKSVSTPLNTSSMIKTADELVTNYSDGMLEFTERPLDVAVQGKGFFQIQTAEGDTLYTRNGSFNVDNEGYLCLQHIGRVLGTDGPIQLGTDKINIQEDGSITQSDTGETLGKLNLMDFADYAQLQKTGEGMFRNTDAANQTAAGGSVTQGAIERSNVVAMDEMLSMMTSQRAFQSAGQIAKIYDELMGRAIELASLS, encoded by the coding sequence ATGTTTAAAGGGTTTTATATGGCTACTTCGGGTATGTTGACCCAGTCAAGAGTATTAAACAATATCAGTAATAATATGTCCAACGTATCTACGCCAGGTTACAAAGGGGATACGCTGGCTACAGCTACATTTGAGGATATGCTGATTCACCGGACGGGAAACAAAGATAAAAGTGTTTCTACGCCTCTCAATACCTCTTCCATGATTAAGACGGCGGACGAGTTGGTGACCAATTATTCCGATGGCATGTTAGAGTTTACCGAGAGACCTTTGGATGTAGCGGTACAGGGAAAGGGATTCTTTCAAATTCAAACAGCAGAAGGGGATACATTGTACACCAGAAACGGATCCTTCAATGTGGATAATGAAGGCTATTTGTGCTTACAGCACATTGGCCGGGTGCTGGGCACAGACGGTCCGATACAGTTGGGCACGGATAAGATTAATATTCAAGAAGATGGATCTATTACGCAGTCGGACACCGGGGAGACGTTGGGAAAGTTGAACTTGATGGATTTTGCGGATTATGCGCAGCTGCAAAAGACAGGAGAGGGGATGTTCCGAAACACGGATGCAGCCAATCAGACAGCAGCCGGGGGATCTGTGACCCAAGGGGCTATTGAGCGATCTAATGTTGTTGCCATGGATGAAATGTTAAGTATGATGACCAGCCAAAGAGCATTCCAGAGTGCCGGGCAGATTGCTAAAATTTACGATGAATTGATGGGACGAGCTATTGAGCTTGCTTCCCTGTCCTGA
- a CDS encoding flagellar hook-basal body protein: MDISFYTAGVGAKAQQAKMDVLGNNMANVNTAGYKRQSAGFVDLLYSNIREPEATDTQLKVGSGTRMEKTDIKFTSSGLQSTDNPTDYAITGEGFFAVQDPANNQIYYTRDGSFQSSLRADGEFYLVTGGGQLVLDKEVQPIKLGKDNAGTEKLPGIFDFQLKDGMLLQGNNLFSPVAKNGPPILMEDAQPTSGYLEMSNAEVGDEMVKLIETQRAYSMNLKMIQTADQIEEIINNLR, from the coding sequence ATGGATATATCATTTTACACCGCAGGGGTAGGAGCTAAGGCCCAGCAGGCAAAAATGGACGTGCTGGGGAATAATATGGCTAACGTAAATACGGCCGGATATAAAAGGCAAAGCGCAGGCTTTGTAGACCTGCTGTATTCCAATATCCGGGAACCGGAGGCAACCGACACCCAGCTAAAAGTAGGCAGCGGGACGCGCATGGAGAAGACCGATATCAAATTTACCAGCAGCGGCTTGCAGTCTACGGACAATCCGACGGATTATGCCATCACGGGAGAAGGGTTCTTTGCTGTTCAGGACCCGGCGAACAACCAAATTTACTACACCAGAGACGGGAGTTTTCAAAGCTCGCTGAGAGCGGACGGCGAATTTTACCTGGTGACGGGCGGCGGCCAGCTGGTTCTGGATAAAGAAGTCCAGCCCATCAAGCTGGGGAAGGACAATGCCGGGACGGAAAAACTTCCGGGGATTTTTGATTTCCAGTTGAAGGACGGGATGCTTCTGCAAGGAAACAATCTGTTTTCACCGGTAGCTAAAAACGGTCCACCTATCCTGATGGAGGATGCCCAGCCGACGAGCGGGTATTTGGAAATGTCCAACGCAGAAGTCGGTGACGAGATGGTAAAGCTGATTGAGACCCAGAGAGCGTATTCCATGAATTTGAAAATGATACAGACAGCAGATCAGATTGAGGAGATTATCAATAACCTGAGATAA
- a CDS encoding FapA family protein gives MDKATRKAKDKKDGLEWKMGNLYQKAVDALNRGKTVSEEEFVEKPPAQTQPSQVPPDPQVEQPPIQPVIQSASADPKPPKDEAKSMDGAAFSKHDAQNIPAPEELEEDLSQLKSLQDMDSQQKKPEASVPKLSEEEVFQRNRSTITFNLFFSADKMNAYIRAQNYQKGSDADNRIPTEVIYDLLKGKGVTFGIDHSGIEEYCKGRTFYKDFQAAIGSRPENGQNGTVEYLFSLDMTYAPKERDDGTVDYKELDLIRNVAVGDALCRVHQPTDGVDGMDVFGTLVKAQAGQSVEVNAGKGVELSEDGITYVASISGMVELNKGVLEVKDVYTINGDVGPATGNIRFGGAVVVKGSVLSDYAIYAGGDILINGYVESSILNSSGNIVIKNGISGTKKGLLKADGDVTVRFAEMARIVAGGSFRFDYCINCDVRVREDIIGKGKRASLLGGNYIAGRKIDVNVIGSDLNIPMDAQIIPNWQEVTNLKVKPEERLRENKELAHQFEQDYNALKRKFERIETDVARLARKNSMDTKEEAESKQKKVLVLMRQKAAIREQMSYIDEKREKLKRLSANEESMIVVRKIVHVGVRLTIGNAMMWVNDPTDHQTFINDQGLIEGHGITPGSV, from the coding sequence ATGGATAAAGCAACGCGCAAAGCCAAAGACAAGAAAGATGGATTAGAATGGAAGATGGGAAACTTGTATCAGAAAGCGGTAGATGCCTTGAATCGGGGCAAGACCGTTTCTGAAGAAGAATTTGTGGAAAAGCCACCTGCTCAGACTCAACCGAGCCAAGTTCCCCCTGATCCGCAGGTGGAACAACCACCTATTCAGCCTGTCATCCAGTCCGCTTCAGCAGATCCAAAGCCACCGAAAGACGAGGCTAAAAGTATGGATGGCGCTGCTTTCAGCAAGCACGATGCTCAGAATATCCCTGCTCCAGAAGAATTGGAAGAGGATCTTAGTCAACTGAAAAGCCTTCAGGATATGGATAGCCAGCAGAAGAAGCCGGAAGCATCTGTACCGAAGCTCAGTGAGGAAGAGGTATTCCAGCGAAACCGGAGTACCATTACTTTCAACCTGTTCTTTTCTGCAGATAAGATGAATGCCTATATCCGAGCTCAGAATTATCAGAAGGGCAGTGATGCGGATAACCGTATCCCAACCGAAGTGATATATGATCTGCTGAAAGGCAAAGGGGTAACCTTTGGTATTGACCACAGTGGTATTGAAGAATACTGCAAGGGGCGAACTTTTTATAAAGATTTTCAGGCAGCAATTGGCTCTAGGCCAGAAAACGGTCAGAACGGTACGGTGGAATATCTGTTTTCTTTAGATATGACCTATGCACCAAAAGAACGAGATGACGGCACGGTAGACTACAAGGAATTGGACCTGATTCGTAATGTAGCCGTTGGAGACGCTCTTTGCCGGGTGCATCAGCCTACGGATGGCGTGGACGGCATGGATGTATTTGGTACGTTGGTTAAGGCCCAGGCTGGTCAGTCAGTAGAAGTGAACGCCGGAAAGGGCGTAGAACTATCGGAAGATGGCATTACCTATGTGGCGTCTATTTCTGGCATGGTAGAATTGAACAAAGGTGTCTTGGAGGTCAAGGATGTATATACCATTAACGGTGATGTGGGGCCGGCTACGGGAAATATTCGTTTTGGTGGAGCAGTAGTCGTCAAGGGCAGTGTGCTCTCCGATTACGCCATCTACGCCGGTGGAGACATTCTGATAAACGGTTATGTGGAATCCAGCATTCTCAATTCTTCTGGCAATATTGTTATTAAAAATGGCATTAGCGGCACCAAGAAAGGCCTGCTGAAAGCCGATGGTGACGTGACTGTTCGTTTTGCGGAGATGGCCAGAATTGTGGCGGGGGGCAGTTTTCGATTTGATTACTGCATCAACTGCGACGTACGAGTGAGAGAAGATATCATCGGTAAAGGCAAGCGTGCTTCTTTGCTGGGGGGTAATTATATCGCCGGACGTAAAATTGATGTCAATGTTATTGGCAGTGACTTAAATATTCCCATGGATGCTCAGATTATCCCTAATTGGCAGGAGGTCACCAATCTAAAGGTAAAGCCGGAGGAACGACTCCGGGAAAATAAAGAATTAGCGCATCAGTTTGAGCAGGATTATAACGCTTTGAAGCGCAAATTTGAACGGATTGAGACGGATGTAGCCCGGCTGGCTCGAAAGAACAGCATGGACACAAAAGAAGAGGCGGAAAGCAAGCAGAAGAAAGTTCTGGTGCTCATGCGTCAAAAGGCGGCCATTCGGGAGCAAATGAGCTATATTGATGAAAAAAGAGAGAAGCTGAAGAGACTGTCAGCTAATGAGGAATCCATGATTGTGGTACGGAAAATAGTTCACGTAGGTGTGCGGCTAACTATCGGAAACGCCATGATGTGGGTCAACGATCCAACAGATCACCAGACCTTTATAAATGATCAAGGCCTAATTGAAGGTCATGGTATTACACCGGGTTCCGTATAA